From Actinosynnema mirum DSM 43827, a single genomic window includes:
- a CDS encoding collagen-binding domain-containing protein gives MNRTVGRTRSRPAAVAAAGLVLALASGVAATQVRPALAEPSAVVNPVRTVDPSDVYRDPAHGFIVLVEQDASLRENEVEGPVAIGGNLSFRDFRAGSNHPGAYVLPGDAQPTSLVVGGRLDYAASTPTARFDLLNASYAKFGDLSNATAVENVSTTDIVPAGRPAPVLQVHTPQPAASLTRPSGFDLPALFTTYRKLNAGMAACPSTAVLRDQNGQNPWNGEDPTATLGLRPGQNVLTLTPDQLDKLATLNPLASYNQPGDGSGAWLIVNVPFTGDRALHLPNVTWQGNSASRHVLWNFTTTGTLTLPPETGTLWGTLYAPNAHVLDLSPGNVEGDLIARTLTMGGPDSGSGGEVHHAPFQEVVTTCATTTDAPSTTTDLPSTTTDLPVTTDAPTTTDAPTTDLPVTSTTDVPAPQPPTTGQPPAEPTSTTTSTPLSTSTTAPTPTTPTTPSAAPPATTEPPPSPTTTTTTTSPTTTTGPPTTTGQALTPTTITTTAAPVPAPTTTATTTTKHLIPPRTSFKGGLITAPGLIDPVTIDPIVTDPPTTDPTTTDPTTTDPTTTTTQPPTSISDPTPPTTSPPTTTGKPPANPMGTPDPPTPTTPATAAPVTAEQATAPPTHPLAGTGSPAATLLGLAATLLITGAALTALDRTRTPKP, from the coding sequence GTGAACAGAACCGTCGGACGGACGCGAAGTCGCCCAGCCGCGGTCGCCGCAGCCGGTCTCGTGCTCGCGCTCGCCTCGGGCGTCGCCGCGACGCAGGTCCGCCCGGCGCTCGCCGAGCCGAGCGCGGTCGTCAACCCGGTGCGCACGGTCGACCCCTCCGACGTCTACCGCGACCCGGCCCACGGCTTCATCGTCCTCGTCGAGCAGGACGCCAGCCTCCGCGAGAACGAGGTCGAGGGCCCGGTCGCGATCGGCGGGAACCTCAGCTTCCGCGACTTCCGCGCAGGCTCCAACCACCCCGGCGCCTACGTCCTCCCCGGTGACGCCCAACCGACCAGCCTCGTCGTCGGTGGCCGCCTCGACTACGCCGCCAGCACCCCCACCGCCCGCTTCGACCTGCTCAACGCGTCCTACGCGAAGTTCGGCGACCTCTCCAACGCCACCGCCGTCGAGAACGTCAGCACCACCGACATCGTCCCCGCAGGCCGCCCCGCCCCCGTCCTCCAGGTCCACACCCCCCAACCCGCGGCCTCGCTCACCCGCCCCTCGGGCTTCGACCTCCCCGCCCTCTTCACCACCTACCGCAAGCTCAACGCGGGCATGGCCGCCTGCCCGTCCACCGCCGTCCTGCGCGACCAGAACGGCCAGAACCCGTGGAACGGCGAGGACCCCACCGCGACCCTCGGCCTGCGCCCAGGCCAGAACGTCCTCACCCTCACCCCCGACCAGCTCGACAAGCTGGCCACCCTCAACCCCCTCGCCAGCTACAACCAACCCGGCGACGGAAGCGGCGCCTGGCTGATCGTGAACGTGCCCTTCACCGGCGACCGCGCGCTCCACCTGCCGAACGTCACCTGGCAGGGCAACTCCGCGTCCAGGCACGTCCTGTGGAACTTCACCACCACCGGCACCCTCACCCTCCCCCCGGAGACCGGCACCCTCTGGGGAACCCTGTACGCCCCGAACGCGCACGTCCTCGACCTGAGCCCCGGCAACGTCGAGGGCGACCTGATCGCCCGAACCCTGACGATGGGCGGCCCGGACTCCGGGAGCGGCGGCGAGGTCCACCACGCGCCCTTCCAGGAGGTGGTCACCACCTGCGCGACCACCACCGATGCGCCGTCGACCACGACGGACCTGCCGTCGACCACGACGGACCTGCCTGTCACCACGGACGCTCCCACCACGACGGACGCTCCCACCACGGATCTGCCCGTCACCAGCACCACGGACGTGCCTGCCCCGCAGCCCCCGACAACGGGTCAACCGCCTGCCGAACCGACCTCCACCACAACCAGCACGCCCCTGAGCACCTCGACCACCGCGCCCACCCCGACCACCCCAACCACCCCGTCCGCCGCACCACCCGCCACAACCGAGCCGCCACCGTCGCCCACGACCACCACCACCACCACGTCACCAACCACCACCACCGGGCCTCCAACCACCACAGGTCAAGCCCTCACCCCCACCACCATCACCACAACCGCCGCCCCGGTCCCCGCCCCCACAACCACAGCCACCACCACGACCAAGCACCTGATCCCCCCGAGAACCTCGTTCAAGGGCGGCCTCATCACAGCTCCGGGCCTGATCGACCCGGTGACCATCGACCCGATCGTCACCGACCCGCCCACCACCGACCCCACAACCACAGACCCCACAACCACAGACCCCACAACCACCACCACCCAGCCGCCGACCTCCATCAGCGACCCGACCCCACCCACCACCTCACCCCCCACGACAACCGGCAAGCCCCCGGCGAACCCCATGGGCACCCCGGACCCACCCACCCCCACCACGCCCGCGACCGCCGCCCCCGTCACTGCCGAACAAGCAACCGCACCCCCCACTCACCCCCTGGCAGGCACAGGCTCCCCCGCAGCGACACTCCTGGGCCTAGCCGCCACCCTCCTCATCACAGGCGCGGCCCTGACCGCCCTGGACCGCACCAGAACCCCCAAGCCCTAA